Sequence from the Acidobacteriota bacterium genome:
ATATTTCCGGACCTGAGTTTTCTCTGCTACCGTTATTTTTTTCAATCTGAGAGAGCGTGCTTGTTCAAGATCTGTATGATTAAAACAGATAATAGCTCTTCCATTTATACCAAAAAGTGTTGTGGTTTTGTCTTCATAATAAACTAATCCAGACGGTCGTAATAATTCATTCTCCTCAGAAATATCACATTCTACAAGCTCTTTTGCCTCATTCGAGGTCAACGGAATACCACCTATGATCTTATTCTGGGTCTCAGCAAGTGATTGTAAATTAGTAATGGATGCCATCCCCCGATCAAGAATTAAATCATCAATTTCAAAATCTATCCGTTTAACATCAAGAATCATTTGCTTGACAGTGGTTACATCTGTAATATTACCTTCATATGTCCTGAAAAAAATAGGTAAACCTTTGTCTTTTGTTGCAACCAATGAAATATTTATTTGAGGTTGATTATTCTCGTCTCTATTATGCCCGTGTCTTGCTTTTGGAAGTTTAGTGGTATAAAAATATGTGGAAGTTATGTCATAAAGCAATGATGCTGATCCATTTTCAAGATGTTTTATTTGATCGAATAATTTAATGCAAACATCAACCATTCCTTCAGGCACTAATTTTTTGATAGTACCCATGACAGCACCAAGAT
This genomic interval carries:
- a CDS encoding IS1634 family transposase, which translates into the protein LTGLEYLNFIGDVYGVPREARLERIGPKKRYKDIQINNSLRYGDIAILYNLLQQYGIVDTLNQSIPRRGLPAGEILASLALNHIIDRETLNLLSKWYQDTALEDFTKIPSGKLNSTNLGAVMGTIKKLVPEGMVDVCIKLFDQIKHLENGSASLLYDITSTYFYTTKLPKARHGHNRDENNQPQINISLVATKDKGLPIFFRTYEGNITDVTTVKQMILDVKRIDFEIDDLILDRGMASITNLQSLAETQNKIIGGIPLTSNEAKELVECDISEENELLRPSGLVYYEDKTTTLFGINGRAIICFNHTDLEQARSLRLKKITVAEKTQVRKY